One stretch of Leadbetterella byssophila DSM 17132 DNA includes these proteins:
- a CDS encoding DUF6691 family protein: MKNKWPYLFVGILFGFVFVKAEIISWFRIQEMFRMESFHMYGVIGSAVVVGMSSLFIIRKFNIKTLDGEPVKVEPKTFQKGQIFGGLLFGFGWALTGACPGPLFAQVGTGATVIIVSLLSAIAGTYFYGKIKDHLPH; the protein is encoded by the coding sequence ATGAAAAACAAATGGCCTTATTTATTCGTAGGAATTCTCTTTGGCTTTGTTTTTGTCAAAGCTGAAATCATCTCCTGGTTCAGGATCCAAGAGATGTTCCGTATGGAATCTTTCCATATGTATGGTGTGATTGGAAGTGCCGTGGTAGTGGGAATGAGTTCCTTGTTTATCATTCGTAAATTCAATATAAAAACCTTGGACGGAGAACCCGTGAAAGTAGAACCTAAGACCTTCCAAAAAGGACAGATCTTTGGTGGCCTACTTTTTGGATTCGGATGGGCATTGACAGGAGCCTGCCCAGGTCCCCTGTTTGCTCAAGTGGGAACAGGAGCTACTGTGATTATTGTTTCTTTATTAAGTGCTATTGCCGGCACCTATTTTTATGGAAAGATTAAAGATCATCTACCTCATTAA
- a CDS encoding YeeE/YedE family protein produces MKILTQPWPWYVAGPLIGLTVPALLLIGNKAFGISSSLRHLCAACLPTKLPFFQYDWKKESWNLFFVLGIAIGGFIGGVIFGNPEPVQVAESLKADLSNYGITDYSQLVPADLFNWPALVTPRGFILMIVGGFLVGFGTRYAGGCTSGHSIMGLSNLQWPSLVATICFMAGGLIMANLILPYILGL; encoded by the coding sequence ATGAAAATTCTAACCCAACCCTGGCCATGGTACGTAGCAGGTCCCCTCATAGGACTTACAGTTCCCGCCTTACTGCTAATTGGCAACAAAGCCTTTGGCATCAGCTCTTCCCTGAGACATTTATGCGCAGCTTGCCTTCCTACTAAGCTACCCTTCTTTCAATACGATTGGAAAAAAGAATCCTGGAACCTCTTTTTTGTACTCGGCATTGCTATTGGGGGATTTATAGGAGGAGTAATCTTCGGCAATCCTGAACCTGTGCAAGTAGCGGAAAGTCTTAAAGCAGACCTAAGCAATTATGGCATTACAGACTATTCCCAACTCGTTCCAGCAGACTTATTCAACTGGCCAGCACTAGTAACGCCTAGAGGCTTTATTCTGATGATTGTAGGAGGTTTCTTAGTAGGCTTCGGAACTCGCTATGCAGGCGGCTGCACGAGTGGGCACTCCATCATGGGACTTTCAAATCTACAGTGGCCATCCCTTGTAGCCACTATATGCTTTATGGCGGGTGGTTTAATCATGGCTAATCTTATCTTACCTTATATTCTTGGATTATGA
- a CDS encoding M61 family metallopeptidase, with amino-acid sequence MKKLITLLFLGGGLQAQELNFEVDLRSYQYDLTLTTSAPTEPYLDLEIPAWSPGYYQVMDFGKNFHDFHAYNEYGDTLRWIKFGHNTWRIYTSNTKELKVKYKVRAERNFVGTAFIDKERAFLKPSALFLHRKNEKDTPAQIHIHAPSEWTKVATGLDSLKAYTYYAKDVDILYDSPLLIGELKELPPFEIGGKKHRFLGYAMGTFDGLRLMNDLKKIISTAIELIGDIPYEHYTFIGLGPGNGGIEQLNSTAVAFTGQELEGPGRTRTLSFLTHEYFHHFNAKRIRPIELGPFDYSQPNRTNMLWVAEGLTAYYENIIMNRAGLLSAEEMKKAWSASIANFQKNPGRLKQTLAESSAKTWEDGPFGKKGETISYYEKGPLVGMLLDIRIRTATQNTRSLDDVMRYLYHEIYKKGNRGYTDAEFIKICEKYAGTPLDDIFQYVYSTKELDYAHYFRMIGIDLDENYQMTLRKDQTALQKKIYQDLFR; translated from the coding sequence ATGAAGAAACTAATCACCCTTTTATTCCTAGGAGGAGGACTTCAAGCCCAAGAACTCAATTTTGAGGTAGATTTGCGTTCTTACCAATATGATCTTACCCTAACTACTTCAGCTCCTACTGAGCCATACTTGGACTTAGAAATACCCGCCTGGTCACCAGGCTATTACCAGGTAATGGATTTTGGGAAGAATTTCCATGATTTTCATGCCTACAATGAATACGGGGACACACTGAGATGGATTAAGTTTGGGCATAATACCTGGAGAATATATACCTCTAATACAAAAGAGCTCAAAGTAAAATATAAAGTACGAGCTGAAAGAAACTTTGTGGGAACCGCTTTTATAGACAAAGAAAGAGCCTTTTTGAAGCCTTCGGCCCTCTTCTTACACCGAAAAAATGAAAAGGATACTCCTGCTCAAATTCATATTCATGCACCCTCCGAGTGGACAAAAGTAGCTACGGGACTAGATTCCTTAAAAGCTTATACCTATTACGCTAAAGATGTAGATATACTATATGACAGCCCTCTTTTAATTGGAGAATTGAAGGAACTTCCTCCTTTTGAAATAGGTGGCAAAAAGCATAGATTTCTAGGTTATGCTATGGGTACATTTGATGGGCTGAGATTAATGAATGATCTAAAAAAGATCATATCAACTGCCATCGAATTAATAGGAGACATTCCCTACGAACATTACACCTTTATAGGCTTAGGTCCAGGAAACGGAGGAATTGAACAATTAAACTCTACGGCTGTTGCGTTTACAGGACAAGAACTTGAAGGTCCAGGCAGAACGAGAACCTTGAGCTTTCTAACGCATGAGTATTTCCATCATTTCAACGCTAAAAGAATCCGACCTATTGAACTGGGTCCATTTGACTACAGCCAACCTAACCGTACCAATATGCTTTGGGTGGCAGAAGGCTTAACTGCTTATTATGAGAACATCATTATGAACAGAGCAGGACTTCTTAGCGCAGAGGAAATGAAAAAAGCCTGGAGTGCCTCTATAGCAAACTTCCAAAAGAATCCAGGACGTTTGAAACAGACTCTTGCTGAATCTTCGGCAAAAACTTGGGAAGATGGTCCATTTGGTAAAAAAGGAGAAACTATTTCATACTATGAAAAGGGTCCTTTGGTAGGGATGTTATTAGACATCCGCATTCGGACGGCAACTCAAAACACTAGGAGCCTGGACGATGTCATGAGGTATCTATATCACGAAATCTATAAGAAAGGAAATCGTGGATATACTGATGCAGAATTCATAAAAATCTGCGAAAAATATGCGGGTACGCCTTTAGATGACATTTTCCAATATGTGTATTCCACCAAAGAGTTAGATTACGCCCATTATTTCAGAATGATAGGCATAGATCTTGATGAGAATTACCAAATGACACTTAGAAAGGATCAAACTGCCCTACAAAAGAAGATTTACCAAGACTTATTCAGATAA
- a CDS encoding RagB/SusD family nutrient uptake outer membrane protein, whose translation MKKISIYALTACLMISGGSCTNLDEEVYSEVLSTSFKPTERDLPNILAPVYASFRSLMFGWQGYFDLQEEPADAIITPVRPNGWDDGGTYRRMHQHAWTSQQWQPENTWQSSYASITRANRVIAQIEDNEIPLPEATAKAAIAELRAARALAYYLLLDNHGNVPIVTNYRDVTLPQQSTRKEVYDFIVKEITEIEPLLSSDVSATYGRMNKWAAKALLAKIYLNAEVYTGTANWDGVIKETNDIIASNNYILDPNYSDVFTYTNHNSKEIIFAVPYDEIYGTGSQIHMKTLDPLSRLVYGMSAGPWGGNCAVPQFIDTYDKEDGRLADSWIMGPQYSATTGEMVINYVKEVPGIGGDGTVAPSNSGYRIGKYKIKQGATNNLDNDYPMFRYADVLMMKAEALLRKGDADAAAQLVTQVRQRAFKSNPAKATVSGAELLQGSAYQYGWQEKDGSVAVKNGGADIKYGRFLDELGWEFAAEAHRRQDLIRFGVYQTKSWFNHNPHPQANTRIIFPIPNGELNKNPNLKQNAGY comes from the coding sequence ATGAAAAAGATATCAATATATGCACTAACTGCCTGCTTAATGATTAGCGGTGGTTCCTGTACAAATCTGGATGAAGAGGTATACTCTGAAGTACTTTCTACCTCATTCAAACCTACTGAGAGAGATCTACCAAACATCTTGGCTCCGGTATACGCTTCCTTCCGTTCATTGATGTTCGGATGGCAAGGATACTTTGACTTACAAGAAGAGCCGGCAGATGCTATAATTACACCAGTTAGACCTAACGGTTGGGATGACGGTGGTACTTACAGAAGGATGCACCAGCACGCATGGACTTCCCAGCAATGGCAGCCTGAGAATACATGGCAATCCTCCTACGCGAGTATCACAAGAGCGAACCGCGTTATTGCGCAGATAGAAGATAACGAAATTCCACTTCCAGAAGCTACGGCAAAGGCAGCCATTGCGGAATTACGTGCAGCGAGAGCTTTAGCATACTATCTTCTATTGGATAACCACGGTAACGTTCCAATTGTAACCAACTACCGTGATGTAACCCTACCGCAGCAAAGTACACGTAAGGAAGTATACGATTTCATCGTAAAAGAAATCACTGAAATTGAACCCCTACTTTCCTCAGATGTATCTGCCACTTATGGTAGAATGAACAAATGGGCAGCAAAAGCACTTTTAGCGAAGATCTACCTGAATGCTGAAGTGTACACAGGTACTGCTAACTGGGATGGTGTAATTAAAGAAACCAATGACATCATTGCTAGCAATAATTACATCCTTGATCCTAACTACAGTGACGTATTTACATATACGAACCACAATAGTAAAGAGATCATCTTTGCCGTACCTTACGATGAAATCTATGGTACAGGTTCCCAAATTCACATGAAGACCCTTGACCCTTTAAGCCGTTTGGTTTACGGAATGTCAGCTGGTCCATGGGGCGGTAACTGTGCAGTTCCACAATTCATTGATACGTATGACAAAGAAGACGGTCGTTTGGCCGATTCTTGGATCATGGGACCTCAATACAGTGCTACAACCGGTGAAATGGTTATCAACTATGTGAAGGAAGTTCCAGGTATAGGTGGAGACGGTACAGTAGCTCCAAGTAATAGTGGCTACAGAATCGGTAAATACAAGATCAAACAAGGTGCTACTAACAACTTGGACAATGACTACCCGATGTTCCGTTATGCTGACGTGTTAATGATGAAAGCTGAAGCGCTTCTAAGAAAAGGAGATGCAGATGCAGCAGCACAATTAGTAACACAAGTTAGACAGAGAGCTTTCAAATCTAATCCGGCAAAAGCTACTGTAAGCGGTGCAGAACTACTTCAGGGTAGTGCATATCAGTACGGATGGCAAGAAAAAGATGGAAGTGTAGCTGTGAAAAACGGTGGAGCTGATATCAAGTACGGTCGTTTCTTAGACGAGTTAGGCTGGGAATTCGCAGCTGAAGCTCACCGTAGACAAGACCTGATCCGTTTTGGAGTTTACCAAACCAAATCATGGTTTAACCATAACCCACATCCTCAAGCAAACACTCGGATTATCTTCCCAATTCCTAACGGGGAATTGAACAAGAACCCGAACTTAAAGCAGAATGCGGGCTATTAA
- a CDS encoding SusC/RagA family TonB-linked outer membrane protein, whose translation MKKQLTNFLFLLFMALPWVALAQDLTLTGTVKDQDGKPIEVAMVGIKNTSTLAYTDAEGKFTLKYGPNSILVVSAIGYDKQEIALTNQRTLDIILTGGNASLDELVVVGYGTQRKGDVTSSVSSVKSEDFLKGTVRDAAQLIQGKVAGLRITTPSGDPNATTQINLRGLNSINGSQNPLVIVDGVPGSITTVAPEDIESIDVLKDGSAAAIYGTRATGGVILITTRKNKNSENKTTVEYNAYVNQQRIYRKPEMMDASDYRRLISQGYAYEDLGSNTNWIDEVLQNPLSHNHNLAFFGGNYKTNFTGTLNYRDWDGIMLKTGQERVALRADLNHEMYDGKVKTNLQLISTTTTSNQGGAGGWAWRQAMIRNPTDAIKNADGTWKESNAYMYDNPLGYIHETINDAKTKENRFSGSVEYRPMRDLNFKLLASRVQGDYLSGSATTFQHVNTTKNNMNGTASRYTSANTENLLELTGNYVKTFNDHRFTLLGGYSWQDNTSENFYAYNYDFPTDAYSYNKLEAGTALQRGLASMTSYKSKWQLAGFFARLNYVFDNKYMVMASVRREGSSTFGENNQWGTFPAFSLGWNIANEEFLKGTNTISQLKLRAGVGVTGTIASSPYQSQISYNFATGQGAFIGGKWVPGFIPARNFNPDLRWEKKTEWNAGLDFGIYKNKLSGSIDFYTRTVNDLLYYFSVPVPPYLTSSMMLNAGSMKNSGIEVMLNYAAIQKKDFSWNTTLTFSTNKNKLIDLSNDQFDVTTEYFDAGYTGEPIQVSTHRVQVGGPIGQFYVLKSVGVDDNGKWLVENKNGEIIPIAQATPEDRQFYGNGIPKFNVGWNNNLNYKRFDLTVNFRGAFGHDILNMQRLYYENPVNKAYNVLKTAYDPVYGKELKNDLVYVSHYIEKGDYLKLDNITLGYTLPKVIKGINNLRVYGSVLNLYTFTGYKGIDPEGVSYTGDYTFAPGIDHRDKYPNTRTYTLGLNVSF comes from the coding sequence ATGAAGAAACAGCTAACCAATTTCCTGTTCTTGCTCTTCATGGCGCTCCCATGGGTGGCATTAGCGCAAGACCTGACCTTAACGGGTACAGTAAAGGACCAAGATGGCAAACCTATCGAGGTAGCCATGGTAGGTATCAAAAACACTAGTACCTTAGCATACACAGACGCGGAGGGTAAATTCACTCTGAAGTATGGCCCTAACTCCATTTTGGTAGTATCCGCTATAGGATATGACAAACAAGAAATCGCCCTAACGAATCAAAGAACTTTGGACATCATCTTAACGGGAGGAAATGCCAGCTTAGATGAATTAGTAGTAGTAGGTTACGGTACACAGCGTAAAGGAGATGTTACCAGTTCCGTATCGAGCGTAAAATCAGAAGACTTCTTAAAAGGTACGGTAAGAGATGCGGCACAATTGATCCAAGGTAAGGTAGCTGGTCTTAGAATCACTACTCCTAGCGGTGATCCAAATGCCACTACTCAGATCAACCTTCGTGGTTTGAACTCCATTAACGGTTCTCAAAACCCATTGGTGATTGTGGACGGTGTACCGGGTAGTATTACTACTGTAGCTCCGGAAGACATCGAATCTATTGACGTTCTGAAAGATGGTTCAGCAGCAGCGATCTACGGTACTCGCGCTACGGGTGGTGTGATCTTGATCACGACTCGTAAAAACAAAAACAGCGAGAACAAAACTACTGTGGAGTATAACGCTTATGTAAACCAACAAAGGATCTACCGCAAACCGGAGATGATGGATGCTAGCGATTACAGACGCTTAATTTCACAAGGATACGCTTACGAAGACCTAGGTAGCAATACCAACTGGATCGATGAAGTTTTACAAAACCCACTTAGCCATAACCATAACTTGGCTTTCTTTGGTGGTAACTATAAAACCAACTTCACCGGTACTTTGAACTACAGAGACTGGGACGGTATCATGCTTAAAACCGGTCAAGAGAGAGTAGCTCTACGTGCTGACTTGAACCACGAAATGTATGATGGTAAAGTAAAAACAAACCTACAATTAATCAGTACTACCACTACCTCTAACCAAGGTGGAGCCGGAGGCTGGGCCTGGAGACAAGCCATGATCCGTAACCCAACGGATGCTATCAAGAACGCTGATGGTACATGGAAAGAAAGCAATGCCTATATGTATGACAACCCACTAGGTTACATCCATGAAACCATTAATGACGCTAAAACAAAAGAAAACCGTTTCAGCGGGTCAGTGGAATACCGTCCTATGAGAGACTTGAACTTCAAACTATTAGCTTCAAGAGTTCAAGGTGACTATTTATCAGGTTCTGCTACAACTTTCCAGCATGTTAACACTACTAAAAACAACATGAATGGAACGGCTAGTCGCTATACTTCTGCAAACACAGAGAATCTATTGGAATTGACAGGTAACTACGTGAAAACGTTCAATGACCACAGATTCACTTTACTAGGAGGATACAGCTGGCAAGACAATACGTCTGAGAACTTCTATGCGTATAACTATGACTTCCCAACTGACGCTTACTCTTACAACAAGCTAGAAGCGGGTACTGCTCTACAAAGAGGTCTAGCTTCAATGACTAGCTATAAGAGCAAATGGCAGTTGGCCGGTTTCTTCGCTCGTTTAAACTATGTATTTGACAACAAGTATATGGTTATGGCTTCTGTTCGTAGAGAAGGTTCATCTACTTTCGGTGAGAATAATCAGTGGGGTACTTTCCCGGCATTCTCATTGGGTTGGAACATTGCTAACGAAGAATTCTTGAAAGGTACCAACACTATCTCTCAATTGAAATTAAGAGCGGGTGTAGGGGTTACTGGTACTATTGCCTCCTCTCCATATCAGTCTCAAATCAGTTACAACTTCGCTACAGGACAAGGTGCCTTTATCGGTGGAAAATGGGTTCCTGGTTTTATCCCTGCACGTAACTTCAACCCTGATTTAAGATGGGAGAAAAAAACAGAATGGAACGCAGGTTTAGACTTTGGTATCTACAAAAACAAACTAAGTGGATCCATAGATTTCTATACTCGTACTGTTAATGACCTATTGTATTACTTCTCTGTACCGGTTCCTCCATACTTAACCTCTAGCATGATGTTGAATGCAGGTTCAATGAAGAACTCAGGTATAGAAGTAATGTTGAACTACGCTGCCATCCAAAAGAAAGATTTCAGCTGGAACACTACATTGACCTTCTCAACTAACAAAAACAAGTTGATTGACCTTTCAAATGATCAATTTGACGTAACTACCGAATATTTTGATGCAGGTTATACCGGTGAGCCTATCCAAGTAAGCACGCACCGTGTACAAGTGGGTGGTCCTATTGGTCAATTCTATGTATTAAAAAGCGTAGGTGTTGATGATAATGGCAAATGGTTAGTAGAAAATAAGAACGGAGAAATTATTCCTATTGCTCAAGCTACTCCAGAAGATCGTCAATTCTACGGCAACGGTATTCCTAAATTTAATGTGGGTTGGAACAACAACTTAAACTACAAAAGATTTGACTTAACTGTGAATTTCCGTGGCGCATTTGGTCATGATATCTTGAACATGCAGCGTCTGTATTATGAAAACCCTGTAAACAAGGCGTACAATGTGTTAAAAACTGCATATGATCCTGTATACGGTAAAGAGTTGAAAAATGATCTTGTATATGTTTCTCACTACATTGAGAAAGGAGACTACTTGAAGTTAGATAACATCACACTTGGATATACACTTCCAAAAGTGATCAAGGGCATCAATAACTTGAGAGTTTATGGATCTGTACTTAACCTTTACACCTTCACAGGTTACAAAGGCATAGACCCTGAAGGCGTGAGCTACACCGGAGATTATACCTTCGCTCCTGGTATTGACCACCGTGATAAGTATCCTAACACTAGAACTTATACTTTGGGCTTAAATGTGTCATTTTAA
- a CDS encoding family 43 glycosylhydrolase, with product MKKILFLTCLFFNCFAQNRNPLVPGYFADPTIKKIGDTFYLYATTDGTGWGGGPAQVWTSKDFVNWTIQPMNWPNTHWYWAPDVTKGYDGKYYLYYSQPVEIFAGQSESPVGPWTPIDSGKAIIPNYMIPGVITLDAQTFTDDDGSIYMFWGTWGIYPEHGCAVGKLNPDMKTFSKVELIPNTVAKDFFEAPFMFKKDGIYYFMYSSGRCEDHTYRVQYLKSTTGPFGPYEYPDENPILVTNEDGTVHGPGHHSVQEHEGKYYIVYHRHNNPHSNGGFHRQLAADLLEFDEKGNIKKVKPTHSGIGLLGPNQIPYTNLALGKTVKASSEYNLHFQASNAADDDNGTLWRAKDNMKQAWWQVDLGEVITIQSILTQFEYATYYYQYRIEYSTDQKTWKTFADRSQNTTWGSPMADFNQVQARYIRITILETQQPGLPRGIWNVKIFKEKIKGDFPTSSPQKEPVVRKHKDLLVHLSASDLLPGEKLKSLSNDGAMGGKFSAANQAAVEIIEGKKGIKFQGTDLWTSNFSFPLQGNSSFTLIYDIFNPTIERFEPLITWSRSPQDLTKATFGAGYDAQSGAVTHGGWADLSFKSSLKENKWQRIAITFDGYMQRVYVDGKEVSASDKMLFIRPDSLITLGRNGTEGFSGLLAELRIYDRAFEPNEIPSLESDKDWPYYYTARDLDYKKRQGWKNRGYLQMEIPSVEVEDYDGKMAVVGQDFIPAEAMDYLKQNPHSELRAVCNPKNGENWGTLQLKGNGSILWKGQKITTFKPTEWAFQQWGIYTGQKPPLALQGNVLKIEGCKAFYTSGNQVLVQCIPQDGLEYYFDQWQNRNYHLYPQLPESIQVKVRDEEGNVSAYLNVPPPSIQKEKKVNIPDEKDFLENLPEFWDGTQGDKNVEAYIRGKNGQMELGSVNSSWDFVGKKGPYIYKEVEGNFTFSAKLTDIIGSAEKRNTATETGIMVQGSSTYLQNTILTGWNIGNMSTFGTQDSRIQRNNGLGWNYYPYLQIQKADEYFHLRISRDGTNWEDLIGSPFYCPELKNEKLKIGLFHASNNNVKGYGTFDYIQIITERR from the coding sequence ATGAAAAAGATCCTTTTCTTAACATGTCTCTTTTTTAATTGCTTTGCCCAAAACAGGAATCCCCTAGTACCTGGGTATTTCGCTGATCCTACCATCAAGAAAATTGGTGACACCTTCTACCTATATGCTACCACAGACGGTACAGGATGGGGAGGCGGACCTGCACAGGTATGGACCTCTAAAGATTTTGTCAACTGGACCATACAGCCCATGAACTGGCCTAATACACACTGGTACTGGGCTCCGGATGTCACCAAAGGATATGATGGGAAATACTACCTGTATTATAGCCAACCGGTAGAGATCTTTGCAGGGCAATCAGAGAGCCCTGTGGGTCCCTGGACACCCATAGACAGTGGCAAAGCCATCATCCCGAACTACATGATACCGGGTGTGATCACCTTAGACGCTCAGACGTTCACGGATGATGACGGATCCATATACATGTTTTGGGGGACATGGGGAATTTACCCTGAGCACGGTTGCGCGGTAGGTAAACTAAACCCGGACATGAAGACCTTCTCTAAGGTGGAATTGATCCCTAATACCGTAGCAAAGGATTTCTTCGAAGCTCCATTTATGTTCAAGAAAGATGGAATCTACTATTTCATGTATTCTTCAGGAAGATGCGAAGACCATACTTACCGTGTACAGTACTTAAAAAGCACTACAGGCCCCTTTGGCCCCTATGAATACCCGGATGAAAACCCTATTCTAGTGACCAATGAGGACGGAACGGTCCACGGGCCGGGACATCATAGCGTGCAGGAACATGAAGGAAAGTATTACATAGTTTACCATCGGCACAATAACCCCCACTCCAATGGAGGCTTCCATCGGCAGTTGGCCGCAGACCTCCTAGAGTTTGACGAAAAAGGAAATATAAAAAAAGTAAAACCTACACATTCAGGTATAGGACTGCTTGGTCCTAATCAAATTCCTTATACCAACCTCGCCCTAGGGAAGACGGTTAAAGCATCTTCTGAATATAATCTCCACTTTCAGGCCTCGAATGCCGCTGACGATGATAACGGAACCCTCTGGAGAGCAAAGGACAACATGAAACAGGCATGGTGGCAAGTGGACCTCGGGGAAGTCATTACCATTCAGTCTATCTTGACTCAATTTGAATATGCTACCTACTACTATCAATACAGAATTGAATATTCTACGGATCAAAAGACCTGGAAAACCTTCGCAGATAGAAGCCAAAATACTACTTGGGGAAGTCCCATGGCAGATTTCAACCAAGTTCAAGCCCGATATATTAGAATCACCATCTTAGAAACGCAACAACCTGGACTGCCGCGAGGTATTTGGAACGTAAAAATCTTTAAAGAGAAGATTAAGGGAGATTTTCCTACTTCTAGTCCTCAAAAGGAACCTGTAGTGAGGAAGCATAAAGACCTATTGGTTCACTTGAGTGCCTCAGACTTGCTTCCGGGAGAGAAATTGAAATCTCTATCCAATGATGGCGCTATGGGAGGAAAATTCTCCGCTGCAAATCAAGCTGCGGTGGAGATTATAGAGGGCAAGAAGGGGATCAAATTCCAAGGTACTGACCTTTGGACCTCTAATTTTTCCTTTCCCCTTCAGGGCAACAGCAGTTTTACTCTCATTTATGATATTTTCAACCCTACCATTGAAAGGTTCGAACCTTTAATCACCTGGTCAAGAAGTCCACAGGATCTTACCAAAGCCACCTTCGGAGCGGGATATGATGCTCAAAGTGGGGCAGTAACACACGGGGGCTGGGCGGATCTATCCTTCAAGTCTTCATTAAAGGAGAACAAATGGCAAAGAATCGCGATAACCTTTGACGGCTACATGCAGAGGGTTTATGTAGACGGAAAGGAAGTAAGTGCCTCAGATAAAATGCTGTTTATACGACCGGACTCTCTCATTACTTTAGGCAGAAATGGAACAGAAGGTTTTAGCGGTCTACTAGCCGAGTTAAGAATTTATGACAGAGCCTTTGAACCAAATGAAATACCATCTTTAGAATCTGACAAAGACTGGCCATATTACTACACCGCCCGGGATCTGGACTATAAAAAGCGACAAGGTTGGAAAAACAGAGGATATCTACAGATGGAAATCCCTTCTGTAGAAGTAGAGGATTATGATGGGAAAATGGCTGTAGTGGGACAGGACTTTATACCCGCAGAAGCTATGGACTATCTTAAACAAAATCCACACTCGGAATTAAGAGCCGTTTGTAATCCTAAAAATGGGGAAAATTGGGGCACTTTACAGTTGAAAGGCAATGGCTCAATTCTTTGGAAAGGACAAAAGATCACTACGTTCAAGCCCACTGAATGGGCCTTCCAACAATGGGGAATATATACAGGCCAAAAACCACCCTTAGCCCTTCAAGGAAATGTACTTAAAATAGAAGGTTGTAAAGCTTTCTATACATCCGGGAATCAGGTGCTGGTTCAATGCATTCCACAAGATGGATTAGAATACTATTTTGATCAATGGCAAAATAGGAATTATCATCTTTATCCTCAACTACCAGAGTCCATTCAAGTAAAAGTACGCGATGAAGAAGGAAATGTCAGTGCATATCTAAATGTACCTCCACCTTCTATACAGAAGGAAAAGAAAGTTAACATACCTGATGAGAAAGATTTCCTAGAGAATTTACCTGAGTTTTGGGATGGAACACAAGGGGACAAAAATGTAGAAGCTTATATCAGAGGAAAAAATGGGCAAATGGAACTGGGATCTGTCAACTCTTCTTGGGATTTTGTAGGAAAGAAAGGGCCCTATATCTATAAGGAAGTAGAAGGAAACTTCACCTTTAGTGCAAAATTAACTGACATTATAGGTTCTGCCGAGAAAAGAAATACGGCTACAGAAACAGGAATCATGGTACAGGGATCTAGCACCTATTTGCAAAATACCATACTCACGGGATGGAATATCGGGAATATGAGCACCTTCGGAACACAAGATTCTAGGATACAAAGGAATAATGGCCTGGGGTGGAATTATTATCCTTATCTTCAAATACAAAAAGCTGATGAATATTTTCACCTCCGAATCAGCAGAGACGGCACAAATTGGGAAGATCTTATAGGCAGTCCATTCTACTGTCCGGAACTCAAAAATGAAAAATTAAAAATTGGACTATTCCATGCTTCGAACAACAATGTAAAAGGCTATGGTACATTTGATTACATCCAAATAATTACAGAAAGAAGGTGA